From Phragmites australis chromosome 5, lpPhrAust1.1, whole genome shotgun sequence, a single genomic window includes:
- the LOC133919595 gene encoding polyamine transporter PUT1-like isoform X2, with protein sequence MWWLAHVELFASTLVSSVRQPASSPKPTQNTASTASSAPMGECSTEYRGLPDGNGEGAEALRKVSIVPLVFLIFYEVSGGPFGIEDSVGAAGPLLAIAGFLILPVIWSIPEALITAELGTMFPENGGYVVWVASALGPYWGFQQGWMKWLSGVIDNALYPVLFLDYLKSAVPALGGGPPRAFAVLGLTAVLTLLNYRGLTVVGWVAICLGVFSVLPFFVMGLISLPKLRPTRWLVVDLHNVDWNLYLNTLFWNLNYWDSISTLSGEVDNPGKTLPKALFYAVIFVVVGYLYPLLAGTGAVPLDRGQWSDGYFADIAKLMGGAWLMWWVQAAAALSNMGMFVAEMSSDSYQLLGMAERGMLPAFFARRSRHGTPLVGILFSASGVLLLSSMRFQEIVAAENFLYCFGMLLEFLAFVLLRVRRPDAPRPYLVPLGTAGCVAMLVPPTALIVVVLALSTLKVALVSLGAVAVGLVLQPGLRLVEKKGWLRFAVNSDLPDMGATHPPAAPGEPLAP encoded by the exons ATGTGGTGGCTGGCACACGTGGAGCTCTTTGCTTCGACGTTAGTGTCCTCCGTTCGCCAGCCTGCCTCGTCGCCG AAGCCCACCCAGAACACCGCATCAACAGCCAGCTCCGCTCCGATGGGCGAGTGCAGCACGGAGTACAGGGGCCTCCCCGACGGCAATGGCGAGGGCGCCGAGGCGCTCCGCAAGGTCTCCATTGTCCCGCTGGTCTTCCTCATCTTCTACGAGGTCTCCGGCGGGCCATTCGGCATCGAGGACAGCGTGGGCGCGGCGGGGCCGCTCCTCGCCATCGCCGGTTTCCTGATCCTCCCCGTCATCTGGAGCATCCCGGAGGCGCTGATCACGGCCGAGCTGGGCACCATGTTCCCGGAGAACGGCGGGTACGTCGTCTGGGTCGCCTCAGCGCTCGGCCCCTACTGGGGCTTCCAGCAGGGGTGGATGAAGTGGCTGAGCGGCGTGATCGACAACGCCCTGTACCCTGTCCTCTTCTTGGACTACCTCAAGTCCGCCGTCCCGGCGCTGGGCGGCGGCCCGCCGAGGGCGTTCGCTGTCCTGGGACTCACGGCGGTGCTGACGCTGCTGAACTACCGGGGTCTCACCGTCGTCGGCTGGGTTGCAATCTGCCTTGGGGTGTTCTCTGTCCTGCCTTTCTTCGTCATGGGGCTCATCTCACTCCCCAAGCTCCGGCCGACGAGGTGGCTGGTGGTCGACCTCCACAACGTCGACTGGAACCTGTACCTGAACACTCTGTTCTGGAACCTCAACTACTGGGATTCCATCAGCACGCTGTCCGGTGAGGTCGACAACCCCGGCAAGACGCTGCCCAAGGCGCTGTTCTACGCGGTCATCTTCGTGGTCGTGGGCTACCTGTACCCGCTCCTCGCCGGGACCGGCGCGGTGCCACTGGACAGGGGGCAATGGAGCGACGGCTACTTCGCGGACATAgcgaagctgatgggcggcgcgTGGCTGATGTGGTGggtgcaggcggcggcggcgctgtcCAACATGGGCATGTTCGTGGCGGAGATGAGCAGCGACTCGTACCAGCTGCTGGGCATGGCGGAGCGGGGCATGCTCCCGGCCTTCTTTGCGCGGCGGTCGCGGCACGGGACGCCGCTGGTGGGCATCCTGttctcggcctccggcgtcctgCTGCTCTCCTCCATGAGGTTCCAGGAGATCGTGGCCGCCGAGAACTTCCTCTACTGCTTCGGCATGCTCCTTGAGTTCCTGGCGTTCGTGCTGCTGCGTGTGCGCCGGCCCGACGCGCCGCGGCCGTACCTTGTCCCGCTCGGGACCGCCGGGTGCGTGGCGATGCTGGTGCCACCCACGGCGCTGATCGTAGTGGTGCTCGCGCTGTCGACGCTCAAGGTGGCGCTGGTGAGCCTCGGTGCGGTGGCCGTCGGGCTCGTGCTGCAGCCCGGCCTGAGGCTCGTGGAAAAGAAGGGATGGCTCAGGTTCGCCGTCAACTCGGACCTGCCGGACATGGGCGCGACACACCCACCAGCCGCGCCGGGCGAGCCTTTGGCGCCATAG
- the LOC133919595 gene encoding polyamine transporter PUT1-like isoform X1, protein MAAAGRSEVPLAVIQDRSGSTATSAYPGSDTGQEKPTQNTASTASSAPMGECSTEYRGLPDGNGEGAEALRKVSIVPLVFLIFYEVSGGPFGIEDSVGAAGPLLAIAGFLILPVIWSIPEALITAELGTMFPENGGYVVWVASALGPYWGFQQGWMKWLSGVIDNALYPVLFLDYLKSAVPALGGGPPRAFAVLGLTAVLTLLNYRGLTVVGWVAICLGVFSVLPFFVMGLISLPKLRPTRWLVVDLHNVDWNLYLNTLFWNLNYWDSISTLSGEVDNPGKTLPKALFYAVIFVVVGYLYPLLAGTGAVPLDRGQWSDGYFADIAKLMGGAWLMWWVQAAAALSNMGMFVAEMSSDSYQLLGMAERGMLPAFFARRSRHGTPLVGILFSASGVLLLSSMRFQEIVAAENFLYCFGMLLEFLAFVLLRVRRPDAPRPYLVPLGTAGCVAMLVPPTALIVVVLALSTLKVALVSLGAVAVGLVLQPGLRLVEKKGWLRFAVNSDLPDMGATHPPAAPGEPLAP, encoded by the exons ATGGCGGCCGCGGGACGGTCGGAGGTGCCGCTGGCCGTGATCCAGGACCGGTCGGGCTCGACGGCGACGTCGGCGTATCCTGGCTCAGACACCGGACAAGAG AAGCCCACCCAGAACACCGCATCAACAGCCAGCTCCGCTCCGATGGGCGAGTGCAGCACGGAGTACAGGGGCCTCCCCGACGGCAATGGCGAGGGCGCCGAGGCGCTCCGCAAGGTCTCCATTGTCCCGCTGGTCTTCCTCATCTTCTACGAGGTCTCCGGCGGGCCATTCGGCATCGAGGACAGCGTGGGCGCGGCGGGGCCGCTCCTCGCCATCGCCGGTTTCCTGATCCTCCCCGTCATCTGGAGCATCCCGGAGGCGCTGATCACGGCCGAGCTGGGCACCATGTTCCCGGAGAACGGCGGGTACGTCGTCTGGGTCGCCTCAGCGCTCGGCCCCTACTGGGGCTTCCAGCAGGGGTGGATGAAGTGGCTGAGCGGCGTGATCGACAACGCCCTGTACCCTGTCCTCTTCTTGGACTACCTCAAGTCCGCCGTCCCGGCGCTGGGCGGCGGCCCGCCGAGGGCGTTCGCTGTCCTGGGACTCACGGCGGTGCTGACGCTGCTGAACTACCGGGGTCTCACCGTCGTCGGCTGGGTTGCAATCTGCCTTGGGGTGTTCTCTGTCCTGCCTTTCTTCGTCATGGGGCTCATCTCACTCCCCAAGCTCCGGCCGACGAGGTGGCTGGTGGTCGACCTCCACAACGTCGACTGGAACCTGTACCTGAACACTCTGTTCTGGAACCTCAACTACTGGGATTCCATCAGCACGCTGTCCGGTGAGGTCGACAACCCCGGCAAGACGCTGCCCAAGGCGCTGTTCTACGCGGTCATCTTCGTGGTCGTGGGCTACCTGTACCCGCTCCTCGCCGGGACCGGCGCGGTGCCACTGGACAGGGGGCAATGGAGCGACGGCTACTTCGCGGACATAgcgaagctgatgggcggcgcgTGGCTGATGTGGTGggtgcaggcggcggcggcgctgtcCAACATGGGCATGTTCGTGGCGGAGATGAGCAGCGACTCGTACCAGCTGCTGGGCATGGCGGAGCGGGGCATGCTCCCGGCCTTCTTTGCGCGGCGGTCGCGGCACGGGACGCCGCTGGTGGGCATCCTGttctcggcctccggcgtcctgCTGCTCTCCTCCATGAGGTTCCAGGAGATCGTGGCCGCCGAGAACTTCCTCTACTGCTTCGGCATGCTCCTTGAGTTCCTGGCGTTCGTGCTGCTGCGTGTGCGCCGGCCCGACGCGCCGCGGCCGTACCTTGTCCCGCTCGGGACCGCCGGGTGCGTGGCGATGCTGGTGCCACCCACGGCGCTGATCGTAGTGGTGCTCGCGCTGTCGACGCTCAAGGTGGCGCTGGTGAGCCTCGGTGCGGTGGCCGTCGGGCTCGTGCTGCAGCCCGGCCTGAGGCTCGTGGAAAAGAAGGGATGGCTCAGGTTCGCCGTCAACTCGGACCTGCCGGACATGGGCGCGACACACCCACCAGCCGCGCCGGGCGAGCCTTTGGCGCCATAG